Proteins from a single region of Gossypium arboreum isolate Shixiya-1 chromosome 1, ASM2569848v2, whole genome shotgun sequence:
- the LOC108461813 gene encoding polygalacturonase 1 beta-like protein 3, giving the protein MLNLWNLLFLSFVHFSSFSVTLGGVSGNPFTPKSSFIRYWNKELHKEIPNTHFLLSKVSPLTAVDSASFSKLAAHNNLASRLPSFCSSAKLFCFPDLSPSLEKHSKDVNFAVYLDRNFTNYGSDRLAGLDSFKNYSENDNVVIDSFRRYSRDSAGHKDQFSNYASASNVVDQSFNTYGGDATGGSENFNNYNHEVNVPNLRFTSYSDDSNGHGQTFTHYTEETNAGQQSFSNYGKNGNGVPNDFTSYGKDSNVMGSDFSGYGKTANGAKDTFTSYAFDSNNPVNGFKSYGDGGNAAVDSFSSYRDQSNVGDSSFQSYAKSSNGAKVDFDNYGQSFNEGTEKFTGYGQGADGQSIGFKIYGRNTTFKDYTKKGVTFSRYSNESSTTLGKVVISKWVEPGKFFREKMLKRGMVIPMPDIKDKMPARSFLPRTILSKIPFSSSEIDQLKRIFHAGDNSTLGTIMLDALKECERLPSPGETKRCVGSAEDMVDFATSVLGRNVEVRTTQNVNGSKKNIMIGSVGKIDGGKVTKSVSCHQSLYPYLLYYCHSVPKVRVYEAGILDPDSMEKINHGVAICHLDTSSWSSGHGAFLALGSGPGRIEVCHWIFENDMTWTIADS; this is encoded by the exons ATGCTTAATCTATGGAATCTTCTCTTCCTCTCCTTTGTTCATTTCTCATCATTCAGT GTAACTTTGGGTGGGGTGTCGGGAAACCCATTTACTCCAAAATCCTCCTTCATTCGCTATTGGAACAAAGAGCTCCACAAGGAAATCCCCAACACCCATTTTTTACTCTCTAAAGTTTCACCATTAACTGCCGTCGACTCCGCCAGTTTCTCGAAACTCGCCGCCCACAACAACCTCGCTTCTCGTCTTCCTTCCTTTTGTTCCTCCGCTAAACTCTTTTGCTTCCCCGACTTATCGCCCAGTCTCGAGAAACATTCCAAAGACGTTAACTTCGCCGTCTACCTCGACAGGAACTTCACTAATTACGGCTCCGATCGACTCGCTGGACTCGACTCCTTCAAGAACTACTCTGAAAACGACAACGTTGTCATTGACTCTTTTCGTCGCTACAGCCGGGACTCCGCGGGTCACAAGGACCAATTCTCCAATTACGCCAGTGCATCAAATGTCGTCGACCAGAGCTTCAACACCTACGGCGGAGACGCCACTGGTGGTTCCGAGAACTTCAACAACTACAACCACGAAGTCAACGTCCCTAACCTCCGATTCACTTCGTATTCGGATGATTCTAACGGGCATGGGCAGACATTCACGCACTACACAGAGGAGACCAACGCCGGGCAGCAGTCATTTTCAAATTACGGGAAAAACGGTAATGGCGTCCCTAACGACTTTACAAGTTACGGTAAAGATTCGAATGTGATGGGGTCGGACTTTTCTGGCTATGGAAAAACGGCGAATGGAGCTAAAGATACTTTCACTTCTTATGCATTCGATTCCAATAATCCTGTAAATGGTTTCAAGAGTTATGGAGACGGTGGCAATGCGGCTGTTGACAGTTTCTCAAGTTACCGGGACCAGTCCAATGTGGGTGACAGCTCTTTCCAATCTTATGCTAAAAGTTCTAACGGAGCGAAAGTTGATTTCGACAACTATGGCCAATCTTTCAACGAAGGAACCGAAAAATTCACTGGATATGGGCAAGGAGCCGATGGGCAGTCCATAGGATTCAAGATCTATGGAAGAAACACCACTTTCAAGGATTATACAAAGAAGGGTGTCACTTTCAGTAGATACAGCAATGAGAGTTCAACAACTTTAGGTAAAGTTGTGATAAGTAAGTGGGTGGAGCCGGGTAAGTTCTTCCGGGAAAAGATGTTGAAGCGAGGAATGGTGATTCCAATGCCGGACATTAAGGATAAGATGCCGGCGAGGTCGTTTTTGCCACGGACTATCctttccaaaatacccttttcGTCTTCCGAGATTGACCAACTGAAACGGATATTCCACGCAGGGGACAACTCCACACTGGGGACTATAATGCTGGATGCTTTAAAAGAGTGCGAGCGACTGCCGAGCCCGGGCGAGACGAAGCGCTGCGTGGGCTCGGCCGAGGACATGGTCGACTTCGCCACCTCTGTTCTGGGGCGGAACGTGGAGGTTCGTACCACCCAAAACGTTAATGGGTCAAAGAAGAATATAATGATAGGAAGTGTTGGAAAAATCGATGGTGGGAAAGTGACTAAATCGGTTTCGTGTCACCAGAGTTTGTACCCGTATTTACTTTACTATTGTCACTCGGTTCCCAAGGTCCGGGTCTATGAAGCTGGTATTCTGGATCCGGATTCAATGGAGAAGATTAACCATGGTGTTGCCATCTGTCACTTGGACACATCTAGTTGGAGTTCGGGTCATGGAGCTTTCTTGGCTTTAGGTTCAGGTCCGGGTCGAATAGAAGTTTGTCATTGGATATTTGAGAATGATATGACATGGACAATAGCCGATTCCTGA